From a region of the Cololabis saira isolate AMF1-May2022 chromosome 8, fColSai1.1, whole genome shotgun sequence genome:
- the c8h1orf50 gene encoding uncharacterized protein C1orf50 homolog, producing MDRTVSLPNQPDKTTTVTLVESSQAPSGLELVSSYQTHRVGDPMDLVFLAEQVQKGDDFVKANAGNKLTVIADQIRYLQEQARKVLEEAKRDADLHHAACNIVKKPGTMYYLYQRPSGQKYFSIISPKEWGPSCPHQFIGAFKLQYDMSWTPAEEVEKRDADLAIMDKLLSHQTSLPPNPGPNFKGLTE from the exons TGACGCTGGTTGAGAGCAGCCAGGCCCCGAGCGGGCTGGAACTAGTCAGCTCCTACCAGACACACCGGGTGGGAGATCCCATGGACCTGGTGTTCCTGGCGGAGCAAGTACAAAAG gGAGATGATTTCGTTAAAGCCAATGCTGGTAACAAACTGACGGTGATCGCAGATCAGATCCGATACCTGCAGGAGCAGGCGAGAAAG GTGCTGGAAGAGGCCAAAAGAGATGCAGACCTCCACCATGCCGCCTGCAACATCGTGAAAAAACCAGGCACCATGTACTACCTCTACCAGCGGCCGTCGGGACAGAAATACTTCTCCATCATATCCCCGAAG GAATGGGGGCCGAGCTGCCCTCATCAGTTTATCGGTGCGTTCAAACTTCAGTACGACATGTCCTGGACCCCGGCGGaggaggtggagaagagagaTGCAGACCTCGCCATCATGGACAAACTCCTCAGCCACCAGACGTCCTTACCACCCAACCCGGGACCCAACTTCAAGGGCCTCACTGAATAA
- the ap5b1 gene encoding AP-5 complex subunit beta-1 — protein MAAGWSARISAFLRGPRRFLSGTSADSFLAELLRELRDDRAASGLKVLLLSPLCEHPALLCPSASSAEDTALELSAVFAQCPPTAVEFRCQLLVAVTCVLVCSPCTSGHLAASRDFLELLLQVAQDPQGGGLRATACECLREMERCCPGLLSQRLELLDGLRQQESSRLHQAYAGLHALVLRNAVHELTQQAGAGPEHLRALLGGNAPLAWEAEQDSGPTNGSGSAGLSSLLLGPMGAVPTLHTGPDCKELRAVLSSLLEESYLLTPLCQAALLHRLIEVVAMVPGIPPAIFRAQLLRLLGTSEVCLLHTTLLLKSAFTDSLFSAEDEAFMLKRLVVLSQHPLLSTPEKLFYMDCIAHFPENRPIGCGDGDEALPLLLTQQLASALLPTVFNDGATLLARLHLLCLVHLEEDGGEEDGAGGDGAGGDVGRGLAYLYDHLTSLLHIVESGGSREIVVTFFRASFLFLSHFHGVERYAAGLVERLCRLYLRQPQLAPQLINLADQTQARLPGCDWALGLLKALQQAVISAPLGRLTLRDLGWHLKTLARVAEEGEIPQHGTLGFLSGIVAPAASSLCGGGDWRLGNGVLGVCRRLLVHPSLNTLLLPLADVLQHLSCNYRDIDVQDRARLYYSLLTTLSQEKLVAVMEQPVSGGVSGQQVKKRTLSCLMAESEGLASALTVHQTGKTILRLREAGSTAPDAPPALDVTQAEAEECSDEAGGALDAYRAQFSEPGFASQITLRFQLTHVDADDPRFDQLFSIRLHFSLTDESYRDLQDVSVPCVFRERAAPVVELRLTPRLPYPTTLRVQAIFTTRDGLTWTSSLPDVHVAFQQTFQALPAPVSWGPASRLSVFQQLWEELSGEAGDCALSLFCCQLTDAALRALVGKHFPAFLVPDPSCEDEVKVLLFLPPQSHVLLRIRADEDAVHFSIATNDWRLLPHVNSYLLAVTSAPDHAPPTAAAV, from the exons ATGGCGGCCGGCTGGAGCGCCAGGATCTCGGCCTTCCTCCGCGGGCCGCGGCGCTTCCTGTCCGGGACGAGCGCGGACTCTTTCCTGGCGGAGCTGCTGCGGGAGCTGCGGGACGACCGAGCCGCGTCCGGCCTCAAG GTGCTGCTGCTGTCCCCGCTGTGCGAGCACCCGGCCCTGCTGTGTCCCTCAGCCTCCTCGGCGGAGGACACGGCCCTGGAGCTCAGCGCCGTCTTCGCCCAGTGTCCCCCCACGGCCGTCGAGTTCCGCTGCCAGCTCCTGGTGGCCGTCACCTGCGTCCTCGTCTGCTCCCCCTGCACGAGCGGCCACCTCGCTGCATCCCGGGACTTCCTGGAGCTGCTCCTGCAGGTGGCCCAGGACCCCCAGGGCGGGGGGCTCCGCGCCACGGCCTGCGAGTGCCTGCGGGAGATGGAGCGCTGCTGCCCGGGGCTCCTCAGCCAGCGCCTGGAGCTCCTGGACGGGCTCCGGCAGCAGGAGAGCTCCCGGCTCCACCAGGCCTACGCGGGTCTGCACGCGCTGGTGCTGAGGAACGCCGTGCACGAGCTGACCCAGCAGGCCGGGGCGGGGCCGGAGCACCTCCGGGCTCTCCTGGGGGGAAACGCCCCGCTGGCTTGGGAAGCAGAGCAGGACTCGGGTCCGACGAACGGCAGCGGTTCAGCCGGACTGTCGTCCCTCCTGCTGGGGCCGATGGGCGCCGTGCCCACCCTGCACACCGGGCCGGACTGTAAGGAGCTGCGGGCGGTGCTGTCCTCCCTGCTGGAAGAGTCCTACCTGCTCACCCCGCTGTGCCAGGCCGCCCTGCTGCACAGGCTGATCGAGGTGGTTGCCATGGTGCCTGGCATCCCCCCAGCCATCTTCAGAGCTCAGCTGCTGCGGCTGCTGGGAACCAGCGAG GTCTGCCTGCTCCACACCACCCTGCTCCTGAAGAGCGCCTTCACCGACAGCCTGTTCAGCGCCGAGGACGAGGCCTTCATGCTGAAGCGGCTGGTGGTTCTCTCCCAGCACCCGCTCCTGAGCACGCCGGAGAAGCTGTTCTACATGGACTGCATCGCGCACTTCCCGGAGAACCGTCCCATCGGCTGCGGCGACGGCGACGAGGCGCTGCCCCTGCTGCTGACGCAGCAGCTGGCCTCGGCTCTGCTGCCCACCGTGTTCAACGACGGCGCCACCCTGCTGGCCCGGCTCCACCTGCTGTGTCTGGTCCacctggaggaggacgggggggAGGAGGACGGGGCCGGGGGGGACGGGGCCGGGGGGGACGTGGGGCGCGGGCTGGCCTACCTCTACGACCACCTCACCTCCCTGCTGCACATCGTAGAGAGCGGGGGCAGCAGAGAGATCGTCGTCACCTTCTTCAGGGCCAGCTTCCTGTTCCTGTCCCACTTCCACGGCGTGGAGCGCTACGCCGCCGGCCTGGTGGAGCGGCTGTGCCGGCTCTACCTGCGCCAGCCCCAGCTGGCCCCGCAACTCATCAACCTGGCCGACCAGACCCAGGCCCGCCTGCCCGGGTGCGACTGGGCCCTGGGGCTCCTGAAGGCGCTGCAGCAGGCTGTCATCAGCGCCCCGCTGGGCCGGCTCACCCTGCGGGACCTCGGCTGGCACCTGAAGACGCTGGCTCGCGTGGCGGAGGAGGGGGAAATCCCCCAGCACGGCACCCTCGGCTTCCTGTCCGGCATCGTCGCGCCGGCGGCGTCCTCACTGTGCGGCGGCGGCGACTGGCGCCTGGGGAACGGCGTGCTCGGGGTCTGCCGCCGCCTGCTCGTCCACCCGAGCCTCAACACGCTGCTGCTCCCCCTGGCCGACGTCCTGCAGCACCTCAGCTGCAACTACAGGGACATAGACGTGCAGGACCGCGCCCGCCTGTACTACTCGCTCCTCACCACGCTGTCCCAGGAGAAGCTGGTGGCGGTGATGGAGCAGCCCGTGAGCGGCGGCGTTAGCGGGCAGCAGGTGAAGAAGCGGACGCTGTCCTGCCTCATGGCCGAGAGCGAGGGGCTGGCCAGCGCGCTGACCGTCCACCAGACGGGGAAAACGATCCTCAGGCTGCGTGAGGCCGGTTCCACGGCCCCAGACGCGCCTCCAGCCCTGGATGTGACCCAGGCGGAGGCGGAGGAGTGTTCTGACGAGGCCGGCGGCGCGCTGGACGCCTACAGGGCTCAGTTCAGCGAGCCCGGCTTTGCTTCACAAATCACCCTGAGATTTCAGCTGACCCACGTGGACGCCGACGACCCCCGTTTCGACCAGCTCTTCAGCATCCGCCTCCACTTCAGCCTCACGGATGAATCCTACCGAGACCTGCAGGACGTCAGCGTGCCGTGCGTTTTCAGGGAAAGAGCGGCCCCCGTGGTGGAGCTGAGACTGACGCCCCGGCTGCCCTACCCCACCACCCTCCGCGTCCAGGCGATCTTCACCACGCGAGACGGGCTGACGTGGACCAGCAGCCTGCCGGACGTCCACGTGGCGTTCCAGCAGACTTTCCAGGCTCTGCCGGCGCCCGTCAGCTGGGGGCCGGCCAGCCGGCTGAGCGTGTTCCAGCAGCTGTGGGAGGAACTGAGCGGCGAGGCCGGGGACTGCGCCCTCAGCCTCTTCTGCTGCCAGCTGACGGACGCAGCTCTACGGGCGCTGGTGGGGAAACACTTCCCCGCTTTCCTGGTGCCGGACCCGTcctgtgaagacgaggtgaagGTGCTGCTCTTCCTCCCGCCGCAGTCCCACGTACTGCTGAGGATCAGGGCCGACGAGGACGCCGTGCACTTCAGCATCGCCACCAACGACTGGCGGCTCCTGCCTCACGTGAACAGCTACCTGCTGGCCGTCACGTCGGCCCCGGACCACGCTCCTCCGACCGCCGCTGCAGTTTGA
- the nuf2 gene encoding kinetochore protein Nuf2 — translation MSENTFPVYTADAIVNFYRAEVLTGQEAKHFTKGDLAPAPKPETVQSLYMRVLHLLYPFRPECHSMVPLLENIQYPTYHEGATAILSVYTRMRQFLPMCLVYDFSLNDLLAPKKQRTLTVLSAIMNFLHFRKQRMDWISETGSKFRADVDRLQAYTKANVEAEKRIETLTTVPPEQQAEAEELAAALSELQASTVHEYQEVNTENDSITEWKAKIAEKTQKLAQVKVDVSSLKEDISKLKSQIVESPDELKSQMEKMRENVKIIKNSIEGTDERVVELQSMVQGVTYTEAEIQQMYSLLQDLEGSMNNSKQRQYQDLMAQYEKKQKELKNLCMEESQLKRALGMKQDKECKQNMRRQMRRQMKEQRVEEVLGQCNQIHQKREEMADKIQEIYAETQQLRAKIKSLRDGCSKETEKAQALFNTLSTSMDELHKRIEMRITDLKLNVTKMSENL, via the exons ATGAGTGAAAACACTTTCCCCGTGTATACGGCGGACGCCATCGTGAACTTTTACCGAGCTGAAGTTCTCACGGGGCAAGAAGCAAAACACTTCACGAAGGGCGACCTGGCTCCTGCTCCgaag CCAGAAACGGTTCAGAGTTTGTACATGAGAGTTCTGCATCTTCTGTATCCCTTCAGGCCCGAGTGCCATTCCATG GTTCCACTTTTAGAGAACATCCAGTATCCGACCTATCATGAGGGCGCAACTGCTATCTTGAGCGTCTACACGCGCAT GCGACAGTTCTTGCCGATGTGTTTGGTGTATGATTTCTCCCTGAATGACCTGCTCGCTCCAA AAAAGCAGAGGACGCTGACCGTTCTGAGTGCCATCATGAACTTTCTTCACTTCAGGAAGCAGAGGATGGACTGGATCTCGGAGACAGGCTCTAAATTT AGGGCTGACGTGGACAGACTGCAAGCTTACACAAAAGCCAATGTAGAAGCAGAGAAGAGGATTGAGACGCTGAC GACCGTGCCACCGGAGCAGCAGGCCGAGGCCGAGGAGCTGGCGGCCGCTCTCTCCGAGCTGCAGGCCAGCACCGTCCACGAGTACCAGGAAGTG AATACAGAAAATGACAGCATCACTGAGTGGAAAGCCAAAATAGCAGAGAAGACGCAGAAACTG GCCCAGGTGAAAGTGGACGTCAGCAGCCTGAAGGAAGACATCAGCAAACTGAAGTCTCAGATCGTGGAGTCCCCAGATGAGCTGAAGAGCCAGATGGAGAAGATGAGGGAGAACGTGAAGATCATCAAGAACTCCATC GAAGGGACAGACGAGCGCGTGGTTGAGCTGCAGAGCATGGTGCAGGGCGTCACCTACACGGAGGCAGAGATCCAGCAGATGTACAGCCTGCTGCAGGATCTGGAGGGCAGCATGAACAACAGCAAGCAGCGGCAG TATCAGGACCTGATGGCTCAGTACGAGAAGAAGCAGAAGGAGCTGAAGAACCTGTGCATGGAAGAGAGCCAGCTGAAGCGAGCTCTGGGCATGAAGCAGGACAAGGAGTGCAAACAGAACATGCGCAGGCAGATGAGGCGACAGATGAAGGAGCAGCGCGTTGAAGAAGTGTTGGG GCAGTGTAACCAAATCCACCAGAAGCGCGAGGAGATGGCCGACAAAATCCAAGAGATTTACGCAGAAACACAGCAACTGAGGGCCAAGATCAAGAGCTTGAGAGACGGCTGCAGCAAAGAGACGGAGAAGGCTCAG GCTTTGTTCAACACGCTGTCAACTTCCATGGACGAGCTGCACAAGAGGATTGAGATGCGCATCACAGACCTGAAACTGAACGTCACCAAGATGTCTGAAAACTTGTAG